The Deinococcus roseus genome contains a region encoding:
- a CDS encoding quinate 5-dehydrogenase — translation MTLSSALPAGWTPAPAGYKHVVSVSIGSSKRNAREELSVLGQKLILERIGTDGDMEKAAQLFRELDGKVDAFGLGGTDLYIIAGEKKYSFRDIVKLCSNAKITPILDGSGLKHTLEREAIRQLEPHIHWNGTRTLMVAAVDRFGMAEELASSGADVLYGDIIFSLGMPFPIRSIGGLRKVAHTLLPVLTLLPFKWFYPTGDKQDKEVKGTGSNYYAWADVIAGDFLYIRRYAPKDLKGKIILTNTTTAADLAWAKASGVKEMITTTPRIGGRSFGTNVMEAFFVALSGKKEALSEAEYLDYIQKIGFKPEITSLNP, via the coding sequence ATGACTTTGAGCAGCGCACTGCCTGCAGGCTGGACCCCCGCCCCCGCAGGTTACAAACATGTGGTCAGTGTTTCCATCGGTTCCAGCAAACGCAACGCCCGTGAGGAACTTTCGGTGCTGGGCCAGAAACTCATTCTGGAACGCATTGGCACCGATGGCGACATGGAGAAGGCCGCCCAGCTCTTCCGCGAACTGGACGGCAAGGTGGATGCATTTGGTCTGGGAGGAACAGACCTTTACATCATCGCTGGAGAGAAGAAGTATTCCTTCCGGGACATTGTGAAGCTGTGCTCCAATGCCAAGATCACCCCCATTCTGGACGGCAGCGGTCTGAAACACACCCTGGAACGCGAAGCCATCCGGCAACTCGAGCCGCACATCCACTGGAACGGCACCCGCACCCTGATGGTGGCCGCTGTGGACCGTTTCGGCATGGCAGAAGAACTGGCCAGTTCTGGTGCAGATGTGCTGTACGGAGACATCATCTTCAGCCTGGGGATGCCCTTCCCGATCCGTTCCATTGGCGGTCTGAGGAAAGTGGCCCATACCCTGCTTCCCGTCCTGACCCTGCTGCCTTTCAAGTGGTTTTACCCCACCGGCGACAAGCAGGACAAGGAAGTCAAAGGCACCGGCAGCAATTACTACGCCTGGGCCGATGTGATTGCCGGAGATTTCCTCTACATCCGCCGTTACGCCCCAAAAGACCTGAAAGGCAAGATCATCCTCACCAACACCACCACTGCAGCAGACCTGGCGTGGGCAAAGGCTTCCGGGGTGAAGGAAATGATCACCACCACCCCCAGAATTGGCGGGCGCTCTTTCGGCACCAACGTGATGGAGGCGTTCTTCGTGGCCCTCAGTGGCAAGAAAGAAGCCCTGTCAGAAGCGGAGTATCTGGATTACATCCAGAAGATCGGGTTCAAGCCCGAGATCACTTCTCTGAACCCCTGA
- a CDS encoding DUF3592 domain-containing protein, translated as MGIQKAVLIFIMAIGGLFLLGAVWAAGSQWAFLQKSLSANGHVVDLEKGRLSKGGVVYYPFVKYTTRQGKTLIFRNPLGSDPHPDIGDRVTVLYDPQKPASATISSFADLWMIPCILLGLGLCFGGVGWFVFRLSRFA; from the coding sequence ATGGGGATTCAGAAAGCAGTGTTGATTTTCATCATGGCCATCGGAGGACTCTTTCTGCTGGGGGCCGTGTGGGCTGCAGGCAGCCAGTGGGCTTTTCTGCAAAAGAGCCTGAGCGCAAATGGGCATGTGGTGGACCTGGAAAAAGGACGGCTCAGCAAAGGAGGGGTGGTCTACTACCCCTTTGTGAAATACACCACACGGCAGGGCAAGACCCTGATTTTTCGCAATCCGCTGGGCAGCGATCCCCACCCGGACATTGGGGACCGGGTGACGGTGCTGTATGACCCGCAGAAACCTGCATCTGCCACCATTTCCAGCTTTGCGGATCTGTGGATGATCCCCTGCATTCTGCTGGGCCTGGGCTTGTGTTTTGGCGGGGTGGGCTGGTTTGTGTTTCGCCTGTCCCGGTTCGCCTGA
- the efp gene encoding elongation factor P: MISVTELRNGTKVEMDGQLWECLDYSHLKMGRGGAKVVTKFRNMETGSIVDRTFNSGEKLQDIFVEGRTMQFLYQDGDDYLFMDMETFDQVSLPVVLAGDQSKFLVENMQVDVQMFREKPLKIELPNMVVLEVTETDPGVRGDTVSGGTKPAKLSSGATIQVPLFVETGNKLKVDTRDGGKYLGRA; encoded by the coding sequence ATGATCAGCGTAACAGAATTGCGGAACGGCACAAAAGTCGAGATGGACGGACAGCTCTGGGAATGCCTGGATTACTCTCACCTGAAGATGGGTCGCGGTGGCGCAAAAGTGGTCACCAAGTTCCGCAACATGGAAACCGGATCCATCGTGGACCGCACCTTCAACAGCGGTGAAAAACTGCAGGACATCTTTGTGGAAGGACGCACCATGCAGTTCCTGTACCAGGACGGCGACGACTACCTGTTCATGGACATGGAAACCTTCGATCAGGTCAGCCTGCCCGTGGTCCTTGCTGGCGACCAGAGCAAGTTCCTGGTGGAAAACATGCAGGTGGACGTGCAGATGTTCCGCGAGAAACCCCTGAAAATTGAACTGCCCAACATGGTGGTTCTGGAAGTCACCGAGACCGATCCTGGCGTGCGTGGCGACACCGTTTCTGGTGGCACCAAACCCGCCAAACTGAGCAGCGGAGCCACCATCCAGGTGCCCCTGTTCGTGGAAACCGGCAACAAGCTGAAAGTGGACACCCGAGACGGCGGCAAGTACCTGGGACGGGCATAA
- the accB gene encoding acetyl-CoA carboxylase biotin carboxyl carrier protein, protein MDPRDLKKILDALSDAEFSEFSLKTSEYEISLKRGVEQVFVQAPAPVVAGPQQPVPIVVTQPTPQTQQATQPVAQAQPAPEAAPAAPTEDTSKLVPVKAPIVGTYYSASSPDAAPYIQVGDRVQLGQVLCIVEAMKLMNEIESEVAGIVRKILVNNAQPVEYGQDLFLIEPA, encoded by the coding sequence ATGGACCCCCGGGATCTCAAGAAAATCCTGGATGCCCTTTCAGACGCTGAATTCTCCGAGTTCAGCCTGAAAACCAGCGAATACGAGATTTCGCTCAAACGGGGTGTGGAACAGGTGTTCGTGCAGGCTCCAGCACCCGTGGTGGCTGGACCTCAGCAGCCTGTGCCCATTGTGGTCACCCAGCCCACCCCCCAGACCCAGCAGGCCACCCAGCCTGTTGCCCAGGCCCAGCCTGCCCCCGAAGCCGCTCCTGCTGCCCCCACAGAAGACACCAGCAAACTGGTGCCCGTGAAGGCTCCCATCGTGGGAACCTACTATTCTGCCTCCTCCCCTGACGCAGCACCCTACATTCAGGTGGGGGACCGGGTGCAACTTGGTCAGGTGCTGTGCATCGTGGAAGCCATGAAACTGATGAACGAGATCGAATCAGAAGTGGCTGGAATCGTGCGCAAGATCCTGGTGAACAACGCCCAGCCTGTCGAGTACGGTCAGGATTTGTTCCTGATCGAACCTGCCTGA
- the accC gene encoding acetyl-CoA carboxylase biotin carboxylase subunit: MDQPPFKKILIANRGEIALRVIRTCKEMGIKTVVVYSQPDEGSLPVLLADESVCVGPAASKDSYLNIPNILSAALITGAEAIHPGYGFMAENPDFAEMCRDHGIVFIGPTPESMRALGSKAGGREIAAESGVPTVPGTGVLETVDEALLAAKQIGYPVLLKASAGGGGRGQKVVRTQEELKSLFNQAQEEARLYFGDEAIIMEKFLEEFRHVEVQVLGDGQGNVIHIGERDCSIQRRNQKLIEEAPSTLPDSLRQEILAAGVRLAKHVNYAGAGTLEFIVDTNGHFYFMEMNTRIQVEHCVSEMISQLDFIREMLLIASGQALRIKQEEVKLYGHAIECRINAEDPEKDFRPSAGKITNLHVAGGPGVRFDSHAYAGYQIPPHYDSLVGKLIVWAPTRQEAIARMKRALEETIVDGVKTTIPLYIKIMDNPYYKRGAVLTNFLKTRME, encoded by the coding sequence ATGGATCAACCTCCCTTCAAGAAAATCCTGATTGCCAACCGGGGCGAGATTGCCCTGAGGGTGATCCGCACCTGCAAGGAAATGGGCATCAAGACGGTGGTCGTGTACAGCCAGCCCGACGAGGGCAGCCTGCCCGTGCTGCTGGCCGATGAATCCGTCTGTGTGGGACCCGCTGCCAGCAAGGACAGCTACCTCAACATCCCCAACATCCTCTCTGCCGCCCTGATCACCGGAGCCGAAGCCATCCACCCCGGATACGGTTTCATGGCCGAGAACCCCGACTTTGCCGAGATGTGCCGCGACCACGGCATTGTCTTCATTGGCCCCACCCCCGAGAGCATGCGTGCTCTGGGCTCCAAAGCCGGAGGGCGTGAAATTGCTGCCGAGAGTGGTGTGCCCACCGTTCCCGGAACGGGCGTGCTGGAAACCGTGGATGAGGCCCTGCTGGCCGCCAAACAGATTGGTTACCCTGTGCTGCTCAAGGCCAGTGCCGGGGGCGGCGGGCGCGGCCAGAAGGTTGTGCGCACCCAGGAGGAACTGAAGAGCCTCTTCAACCAGGCACAGGAAGAAGCCCGCCTGTACTTCGGGGATGAAGCCATCATCATGGAAAAATTCCTGGAGGAGTTCCGGCACGTGGAAGTGCAGGTGCTCGGAGACGGCCAGGGCAACGTGATCCACATTGGAGAACGCGACTGCTCAATCCAGCGCCGCAACCAGAAACTCATCGAGGAGGCCCCCTCCACCCTGCCCGATTCCCTGCGTCAGGAGATTCTGGCCGCCGGGGTGCGCCTTGCAAAACACGTGAACTACGCGGGCGCAGGCACCCTGGAATTCATTGTGGACACCAACGGCCACTTCTACTTCATGGAGATGAACACCCGCATTCAGGTGGAGCACTGCGTTTCAGAAATGATCTCGCAGCTGGACTTCATCCGGGAAATGCTGCTGATCGCCTCCGGTCAGGCATTGCGCATCAAGCAGGAAGAGGTGAAGCTCTACGGCCACGCCATTGAGTGCCGCATCAACGCAGAAGATCCCGAAAAAGACTTCCGTCCCAGTGCAGGCAAAATCACCAATTTGCATGTGGCCGGAGGCCCCGGTGTGCGTTTTGATTCCCACGCTTACGCCGGTTACCAGATTCCCCCCCACTACGACAGTCTGGTCGGGAAACTGATCGTGTGGGCCCCCACCCGCCAGGAAGCCATCGCCCGCATGAAACGCGCCCTGGAAGAAACCATTGTGGATGGGGTCAAGACCACCATTCCGCTGTACATCAAAATCATGGACAACCCCTACTACAAACGCGGGGCTGTGCTGACCAACTTCCTCAAGACTCGAATGGAGTGA
- a CDS encoding redoxin domain-containing protein — protein MKKWFALGAGLLFLPALLLSMQKGVAPELQPSGAWLNTQPLKLQNLKGKVVLINFWVHSCINCHNTIPLLKKMYAEYHSKGLEIIGVHTPEFDSDRDPEALKTYLQEQGIRWPIMQDNQYRTWKAFGNQYWPSFYLLDRRGTIQYTAHGEISPRFPAGEKPLRRAIERLLNE, from the coding sequence ATGAAGAAATGGTTTGCTCTGGGTGCTGGATTGCTTTTTCTGCCTGCTTTGCTGCTGTCGATGCAGAAAGGGGTTGCCCCTGAACTGCAGCCTTCCGGTGCATGGCTGAACACCCAGCCCCTGAAATTGCAGAATTTGAAAGGCAAGGTGGTGCTGATCAATTTCTGGGTCCACTCCTGCATCAACTGCCACAACACCATCCCACTGCTGAAAAAAATGTACGCCGAGTACCACAGCAAGGGACTGGAAATCATCGGGGTGCACACGCCCGAGTTTGATTCAGACAGGGACCCAGAAGCCCTGAAAACCTACCTGCAAGAGCAGGGCATCCGCTGGCCCATCATGCAGGACAACCAGTACCGCACCTGGAAAGCGTTTGGCAACCAGTACTGGCCCAGTTTTTATCTGCTGGACAGACGGGGTACAATTCAGTACACGGCCCACGGGGAAATCTCCCCCAGATTCCCTGCAGGAGAGAAACCCCTCAGGAGGGCCATTGAGAGGTTGCTGAACGAATGA
- a CDS encoding molybdopterin-dependent oxidoreductase, translated as MPSRRDTLKILSATAVGLAFSGVKAAPAAGKKVDFGQIKGLSPELLSQSKLYRVSKNPSFLDPDLTGKPWELEVSGLVERTLTLSLEQLKTYPSVKLINTLTCISNPVGGNLLGCMEWQGVPVKTILDEAKVKGAAKYLVWEAADGFIESLPLSELPKEALLAYMVDGEPLQPMHGYPLRILIPGRYGMKQPKWLTRISLSAEEVDGYWAERGWSRTAVIAAMSRFDVPQQNQTLSAGKETLLAGIAYAGGRTIEKVEVSLDGGKTWNAAQTRPPRSKFAWIQWAYPWTPKAGSYTLKVRATEVGGRVQTSVARDALPEAASGHHTLTVKVS; from the coding sequence ATGCCAAGTCGGCGTGACACTCTAAAAATCCTGTCTGCAACAGCCGTGGGGCTTGCCTTTTCAGGCGTGAAAGCTGCTCCTGCAGCAGGCAAAAAAGTGGATTTCGGGCAGATCAAAGGGCTCAGCCCTGAACTGCTCAGCCAGTCCAAACTGTACCGGGTCTCCAAAAACCCCTCTTTTCTGGACCCCGACCTGACCGGGAAACCCTGGGAACTGGAGGTCTCGGGTCTGGTGGAACGCACCCTGACCCTCTCCCTGGAGCAACTGAAAACCTACCCCAGTGTGAAGCTCATCAACACCCTCACCTGCATTTCCAATCCGGTGGGTGGCAACCTGCTCGGATGCATGGAATGGCAGGGGGTGCCCGTAAAGACCATTCTGGACGAGGCAAAAGTCAAAGGCGCTGCAAAGTACCTGGTCTGGGAAGCTGCCGATGGGTTCATCGAAAGCCTGCCCCTTTCGGAATTGCCAAAAGAAGCCCTGCTGGCCTACATGGTGGATGGTGAGCCTCTGCAACCCATGCACGGCTACCCTCTGCGCATCCTGATTCCCGGGCGCTACGGCATGAAACAGCCCAAATGGCTCACCAGAATCAGCCTCTCTGCAGAAGAGGTGGATGGGTACTGGGCCGAGCGTGGCTGGAGCCGCACCGCAGTGATTGCCGCCATGAGCCGTTTTGATGTGCCCCAGCAGAACCAGACCCTCAGTGCAGGCAAAGAAACCCTCCTGGCAGGCATTGCTTACGCAGGAGGCCGCACCATCGAGAAAGTGGAGGTGTCCCTGGACGGAGGCAAAACCTGGAATGCAGCCCAGACCCGACCCCCCAGAAGCAAATTTGCCTGGATTCAGTGGGCTTACCCCTGGACCCCAAAAGCAGGCTCTTACACCCTGAAAGTGCGGGCCACCGAGGTGGGAGGACGGGTGCAAACCAGCGTGGCAAGGGACGCTCTGCCCGAAGCCGCCAGTGGCCACCACACCCTCACAGTCAAAGTCTCCTGA
- the coaE gene encoding dephospho-CoA kinase (Dephospho-CoA kinase (CoaE) performs the final step in coenzyme A biosynthesis.), producing the protein MKRIGLTGSIGSGKSTVSRLLVKRDIPVLDADQVAREVSTFPDVLQKVSEAFGPEYVTPEGFNRPKIAELVFHQPEARQTLNGIIHPRVRSRMRELEEALQADLVVQDIPLLFESNLDALMDATIVVDAPLEERIARVMARDGLSREQVLSRDNSQMPAAEKRQKATYVVFNDGSLEHLETQVNRILDALLKSGS; encoded by the coding sequence ATGAAAAGAATCGGTCTGACCGGCAGCATTGGCAGCGGAAAAAGCACCGTGTCTCGCCTGCTTGTAAAGAGGGACATTCCTGTGCTGGACGCAGATCAGGTGGCCCGTGAAGTTTCCACTTTTCCAGACGTGCTGCAAAAAGTCAGCGAGGCTTTTGGACCAGAGTATGTCACCCCTGAAGGTTTCAATCGTCCCAAAATTGCAGAACTGGTGTTCCATCAGCCCGAGGCCCGCCAGACCCTGAACGGCATCATCCACCCCAGGGTGCGGTCCAGAATGCGGGAACTGGAAGAGGCTTTGCAGGCAGATCTGGTGGTGCAGGACATCCCCCTGCTGTTTGAAAGCAATCTGGATGCCCTGATGGACGCCACCATCGTGGTGGATGCCCCTCTGGAAGAGCGCATTGCAAGGGTGATGGCCAGAGATGGCCTTTCCCGTGAGCAGGTGCTGTCCCGCGACAACAGCCAGATGCCCGCAGCAGAAAAACGCCAGAAAGCCACTTACGTGGTGTTCAACGATGGGTCGCTGGAACACCTGGAAACCCAGGTGAACCGGATTCTGGATGCATTGCTGAAATCAGGTTCCTGA
- a CDS encoding DUF3208 domain-containing protein → MAIRLLQGYLWYPKSSPLELSEYLPETLEEASLLWDEMQAPFAFFENGEMTSSQHFFQFTALRIYQDQPSNEELHAHAERLSVALNPLLNATPAGVGWQLWEDLRPL, encoded by the coding sequence ATGGCCATCCGGTTGCTGCAAGGGTACCTGTGGTATCCCAAAAGCAGCCCACTGGAACTGTCCGAATACCTTCCGGAGACCCTGGAGGAAGCCAGTTTGCTGTGGGATGAAATGCAGGCCCCCTTTGCCTTTTTTGAAAATGGCGAAATGACCAGCAGCCAGCACTTTTTCCAGTTCACGGCTTTGCGCATCTACCAGGACCAGCCCTCCAACGAGGAGCTTCATGCCCATGCAGAACGCCTGAGTGTGGCTCTGAACCCCTTGCTGAACGCCACCCCTGCTGGAGTGGGCTGGCAGCTCTGGGAAGATTTGCGACCGCTCTGA
- a CDS encoding HAD family hydrolase — MKAITFDWGGVFTQNTFDGRSTGRIAERYNLDVEKVRAVYFAHVHQLELGKWNLETFFENLMQEVGFSAPLEEVIELYLGSVLENPPMYAFLPTIPQNFKVGLLSNNYPVLSDRLKADPRWSRFDAMVYSNEIGSKKPSPESFHALVQATGVTAENSVFIDDVEENLAAARALGFSTILYHHAEHDRFLQELEAWMNS, encoded by the coding sequence ATGAAAGCAATCACCTTTGACTGGGGTGGAGTCTTCACCCAGAACACCTTTGATGGACGGTCCACGGGCCGCATTGCCGAACGCTACAACCTCGACGTGGAAAAGGTCCGCGCTGTGTATTTCGCCCATGTGCACCAGCTGGAACTGGGCAAATGGAACCTGGAAACCTTTTTCGAGAACCTCATGCAGGAAGTGGGTTTCTCTGCCCCTTTAGAAGAAGTGATTGAACTGTACCTGGGCAGTGTGCTGGAAAACCCCCCCATGTACGCATTCCTGCCCACCATTCCCCAGAACTTCAAGGTGGGCCTGCTGAGCAACAACTACCCGGTGCTCAGTGACCGCCTGAAAGCCGATCCCCGCTGGTCCCGCTTCGATGCCATGGTGTACAGCAATGAAATTGGCAGCAAGAAACCCAGTCCTGAATCTTTCCATGCCCTGGTGCAGGCCACGGGTGTGACCGCAGAAAACAGCGTGTTCATCGACGATGTGGAAGAGAACCTGGCTGCTGCCCGTGCCCTGGGTTTCAGCACCATCCTCTACCACCACGCCGAGCATGACCGCTTCCTGCAGGAGCTTGAAGCGTGGATGAACAGCTGA
- a CDS encoding DHH family phosphoesterase: MNKALNESNSDYQQTLQEIADFFKQNTLPVFIASHVDPDGDAIGSCLGLQRALKKLGKTAQTYASMPQYLQFLAGPDEVLPPISHLPEDVIVVVLDVDNNDTRRVEGLQLEGFPGFTINIDHHGTNKRNSNLNLVCPSQAATAQIITDLVELMGVECDEGIANPLLTGIITDTGSFKFSNTTPEVLMAASRLIAGGADVSFVNESLAQHPRRYYQLLVLVLQSMRYELNDLCVTAHVSSAMLESVGASWEDVESYVGMIRSAQGTELAIMFKDYGTHIKISARSRGKASAQNIAIACGGGGHYAAAGATLQMPFEEAYARVIDEARKELERVELA; this comes from the coding sequence ATGAACAAGGCCCTCAATGAAAGCAACTCCGATTACCAGCAGACCCTGCAGGAGATTGCTGACTTTTTCAAACAGAACACCCTTCCGGTTTTCATTGCTTCACACGTTGATCCTGACGGAGACGCCATCGGTTCCTGCCTGGGTTTGCAACGCGCCCTGAAAAAACTGGGCAAAACCGCCCAGACGTATGCCTCCATGCCCCAGTACCTGCAGTTTCTGGCTGGACCAGATGAGGTTCTCCCCCCCATTTCCCACCTGCCAGAAGACGTCATTGTAGTGGTGCTGGATGTGGACAACAACGACACCCGCCGCGTGGAAGGCCTGCAACTCGAAGGCTTTCCAGGCTTCACCATCAACATCGACCACCACGGCACCAACAAGCGCAACAGCAACCTCAACCTGGTGTGCCCCAGTCAGGCCGCCACCGCCCAGATCATCACCGATCTGGTGGAGCTCATGGGCGTGGAGTGCGATGAAGGCATCGCCAACCCCCTCTTGACTGGCATCATCACCGACACGGGTTCCTTCAAGTTCTCCAACACCACCCCGGAAGTCCTGATGGCCGCCTCACGCCTGATTGCCGGAGGCGCAGATGTCAGCTTCGTGAACGAGAGCCTCGCACAGCATCCCAGGCGTTATTACCAGCTTCTGGTGCTGGTGCTGCAGTCCATGCGCTACGAACTGAACGACCTGTGTGTGACCGCACATGTGAGTTCTGCCATGCTGGAAAGCGTGGGGGCCAGCTGGGAAGATGTGGAGTCTTACGTTGGCATGATCCGCAGCGCCCAGGGCACCGAACTCGCCATCATGTTCAAAGATTATGGCACCCACATCAAAATCAGCGCCCGTTCACGTGGCAAGGCCAGCGCCCAGAACATCGCCATCGCCTGCGGAGGCGGAGGCCATTACGCTGCCGCCGGAGCCACCCTGCAAATGCCTTTTGAAGAAGCTTATGCCCGGGTCATTGATGAGGCCCGCAAAGAACTGGAGCGGGTGGAATTGGCCTGA
- a CDS encoding HAD family hydrolase has product MTAQKTASRTGRPTISFDLDGVLMQNPFGKGVIPFLARHVHQQTRQELDFETFRQQFRKQLNQGFSSRTLAGKHVDAFNWDAIMLEVAQNYGLNHMPDVSQIVKAHCTPEYIHLLPGAKEGLQLLKDAGLKLIVATNGYARYQVPVLDALGILPFFDEVRAPETHGYAKPQPELLSGADLHIGDKLCHDILAANRAGIQSIWIHPEAKPIEIALEEEDLRRLFKDALPAECTPSAIARDALEAAEKAVELLL; this is encoded by the coding sequence ATGACCGCACAGAAAACAGCCTCCAGAACAGGCAGACCCACCATCAGCTTTGACCTGGATGGGGTCCTGATGCAAAATCCTTTCGGTAAAGGGGTGATTCCTTTTCTTGCCCGCCACGTGCACCAGCAAACCCGGCAGGAACTGGATTTTGAAACCTTCCGGCAGCAGTTCAGAAAGCAACTCAATCAGGGGTTCTCTTCACGGACGCTGGCGGGAAAACACGTGGACGCCTTCAACTGGGATGCCATCATGCTGGAGGTGGCCCAGAATTATGGCCTGAACCACATGCCAGATGTCTCCCAGATTGTGAAGGCCCATTGCACCCCCGAGTACATCCACTTGCTTCCTGGAGCAAAAGAAGGTTTGCAACTTCTCAAAGACGCTGGCCTGAAACTCATTGTGGCCACCAATGGGTACGCCAGATACCAGGTTCCTGTGCTGGACGCTCTGGGCATCCTGCCGTTCTTTGATGAGGTCCGTGCCCCCGAAACGCACGGTTATGCCAAGCCCCAGCCTGAACTGCTTTCTGGTGCAGACCTCCACATCGGAGACAAGCTCTGCCACGACATCCTTGCGGCCAACCGTGCAGGGATCCAGAGCATCTGGATTCACCCGGAGGCAAAACCCATCGAGATTGCTCTGGAAGAAGAAGACCTGCGCCGGTTGTTCAAAGACGCTTTGCCTGCAGAATGCACCCCCTCTGCCATTGCACGGGATGCGCTGGAAGCGGCAGAGAAGGCGGTGGAATTGCTGTTGTAA
- a CDS encoding gamma carbonic anhydrase family protein, translating to MPFYELAGEKPKVARTAWIAPSADVIGKVTIGDHASVWFGVVLRGDVEAITIGEGSNVQDGAVLHSDPGFPCVLHQNVTVGHRAIVHGATLHEGSLVGMGAIMLNGSSLGKGAMLAAGALLKEGQHIEDGMLAVGVPAKVIKVAPPTQNAQRYQQNAQRYQSGCVPITEAEEP from the coding sequence GTGCCATTTTATGAGCTGGCAGGGGAGAAGCCAAAGGTCGCCCGCACGGCCTGGATTGCTCCCAGTGCAGATGTGATTGGAAAAGTGACCATTGGAGACCACGCCAGCGTGTGGTTCGGTGTGGTCCTGAGGGGCGATGTGGAGGCCATCACCATCGGTGAAGGCAGCAATGTGCAAGATGGGGCTGTGCTGCACAGCGATCCAGGTTTTCCCTGTGTGCTGCATCAGAACGTCACGGTGGGCCACCGGGCCATTGTGCATGGAGCCACCCTCCATGAAGGTTCGCTGGTGGGCATGGGGGCCATCATGCTCAACGGATCCAGCCTGGGCAAAGGGGCCATGCTGGCTGCAGGGGCCCTGCTGAAAGAAGGACAGCACATCGAGGATGGTATGCTTGCTGTTGGAGTTCCAGCGAAAGTCATCAAAGTGGCCCCACCCACCCAGAACGCCCAGCGTTACCAGCAGAATGCCCAGCGCTACCAGAGCGGCTGTGTGCCCATCACTGAAGCGGAGGAGCCATGA
- a CDS encoding NUDIX hydrolase produces the protein MNAVLGAGGLVFMEDGKVLIVQYKDGSWTYPKGHIEENEAMEVTAQREVLEEAGIESAVERKLGVSHYVNHKGIPREVHWFVMRAVSSEVQLESTFMAGGFYLPAQALELLSFPEDQQLLRQALGLQEA, from the coding sequence ATGAATGCTGTTTTGGGTGCAGGTGGACTGGTCTTTATGGAAGATGGCAAAGTGTTGATTGTGCAATACAAAGATGGCTCCTGGACGTATCCCAAGGGCCACATCGAGGAGAACGAAGCCATGGAGGTGACTGCCCAGCGGGAAGTCCTCGAAGAGGCTGGCATCGAATCTGCAGTTGAACGCAAACTCGGGGTAAGTCATTATGTAAACCATAAGGGAATTCCCCGAGAGGTGCACTGGTTTGTGATGCGTGCCGTGTCCAGTGAAGTTCAACTGGAAAGCACTTTCATGGCAGGTGGCTTTTACCTGCCTGCACAGGCTCTGGAATTGCTGAGTTTTCCAGAAGACCAGCAACTGCTCAGACAGGCCCTCGGATTACAGGAGGCTTAA